One candidate division WOR-3 bacterium genomic region harbors:
- a CDS encoding OmpA family protein, with amino-acid sequence MKTALKISCILILLFAVVGCPKKVVKKEQPIAPPPEEVIEKEKPEEVKAPIKLSTVYFDFDKYDIRPGDAVILKENAQALKDNPKVKITIEGHCCPIGTSEYNMALGFRRANSVKDYLVKLGIAPDRLNTVSYGEERLVTENPDEYWKNRRCEFKEVGK; translated from the coding sequence ATGAAAACTGCACTAAAAATAAGTTGCATCTTAATCCTGCTTTTTGCCGTAGTGGGATGTCCTAAAAAGGTCGTAAAAAAAGAACAACCCATTGCACCACCACCAGAAGAAGTAATAGAAAAAGAAAAACCGGAAGAAGTGAAAGCACCGATTAAATTATCTACAGTTTATTTTGACTTTGATAAATATGATATTAGACCAGGGGACGCGGTAATTCTTAAAGAAAATGCGCAAGCGCTGAAAGACAACCCTAAAGTAAAAATTACGATTGAAGGCCATTGTTGTCCGATTGGCACCAGTGAATATAATATGGCATTAGGATTCCGACGCGCCAATTCGGTAAAAGATTATCTTGTGAAATTAGGAATTGCGCCCGACCGATTAAACACGGTAAGTTATGGCGAAGAGAGATTAGTTACTGAAAATCCTGACGAATATTGGAAAAACCGACGCTGCGAATTTAAAGAAGTCGGCAAATAA